The genomic segment GCTGTTCATCAAGTTGCTGTGCAGGAGTACCTAACGTGTGCCTATAGACCTAACACTGCAAGCTACTAGCTATTTATGACTTTCAAACAAGCATTCTCTCCCTTACCCTAGAGGGTAGGGAGAATAGAGGTCACTCTCATGACAGGAAGGAAGTGATGGGGGCATAGTGAGCTCAAGTGGCTTCTACAAGAATCAGCTGTTGTTGCCTAAGAACCTTTTTAACCCATATTTCCTGTATCAGTATGTGTTATATTACATCATGCTTCTTGATgttaaaaagatagaaataaaacatttaataaaaaagaaaaaaataatagaatactgATTTAGTTaattaaaggaataaagaaataaagaaaattgataaaggagctatgaagaGTAGTGATTGCCTGTGACCCAGAAGTTCTTCCTATTGGCAGAAGAGACAGAACAATAGGAAGCTGAGAGACACTGAGAGTCACCCCATACCTACTGAGAACTTACTATGCACCACATACTATGGAGGATCTACAGGTGATGCAGAGGACATGCAATCGATGATTCCTGTTCTAAAGTCCCTCATGGAATCTGATAGAAGCACCAATTCAAAACTATAAACAAAGAAAGCCATTACATAATGACCTTTCACATATAACAGAACTTTACTAAGTATTTTTCCTTCAAACATTGTTGCATTGACTTCACTCCATCAAATAAGTCAGGCTTATCATACCAAAACTcaacataaataagtaaataaataacacaaaacaaagcaaaaacagaacaCATTAAGCCTTAGAAAGGTAATTAAGTTCCCAAGGTCACATGACTGCGCCAGCCACTATTAAAACCCAAATCTTCTGTCCTACTGCTGTACTCTTTCAATGATACACTTttgtttaatcatttaaaatatataaagagcaggCATAGAGTAGGGAGACAGTAAACATACAGAAGGGTAGTACATGAGGACTTGAAGAATCATACAAGAATTCCAGAAGAAAAATGCAATGTGAGCTTGGAATTGCAGGATTAAAAAACCTTAATTAGAAGAGGCAAAATCAGGAGTAATTCCAGGCTGATTGACTTAAAGAGGAACGGTATGAAAATCAGAATAAAACTTATTAGGGAAGGGCCTAAAAATATTCTCCTCAATAGAATGAAGAGTCGTAAAAGGAGGGAAAGTAAAATAAGATGAAACAGCTACTTTGGAGTCTTGGTGGAAGCCACAAGGTCAAGGGTAAAAAGGATGTGGCAGAATGAGGGTTCTGCCAAGTACTAGAATGCAAAGTCATCAATATGAAAGGCAGTTTAGATTTAGGACGAACTCCTTGGCAACTCCTATGGTCATTAAGATGTCAAGTGGTGCGACTAAGCAAGAGTGTTTGATTCCCTAGGGAGAGATGTAGGCAAGAACATTTctaaggggaaagaaaaacaaccaaagGGATTTAATGAACTGGACACAGGGGAAAGAAATCCCTGCCTCTCATTTTACACCAAGATTTTGAGATTGGTTTCTTGGTTTAGAGAATGATGTGAAAGACTATTTCAGAAAGTCTATAGCAAGAATCACAACTTTCAAGAGAGGATTAGGGGAAAAAATCCATTTAGATTTTTTTGCAATCATTATCTCTAATGGCTTATTGATACTTAAAGACACTGGATTGGACACAGAGGTGGAAGTTAATTATGGTGAAGGGAGACATCACTCATATGGAAGTCAAAGCTATAATTTGTAGATGATGCTTACGATGGGAAGGATGGTCAAGAGGATGAGAGCTAATGATGCCTAGTAGATGTCCATATTCAGGAacttgaaggagaaaaaagagaaatgaagtagAGGATACAcattagaaaattaagaaaaaaagagaactgaGCTGTGCTGGGACTCAAAGAATGAGAGGGTCTCAGCAAATAGAGAGTCATGGGAGTAAATGCTCTATTATTGAAGCTGGAGAATTGAGAAATCCTCCATGTTGTACCTGGTGATGAGAAAAGTTGTTGGTAAATGTGGCTCCCGGAGAATAGAACACAAGAAAGCACGAACAAGAAGAGGCATCTAGGAGTTAATGGGTAGTGACAAATCAGTAGTGGAAAAATGTAAACTATAACATATAAGTTACAGCAAAAACAGTATTAGATTTTTTTCAAGCAATCTGAAATGGGGTTTAAGAGCATAAACTCTGGAGTAAGAGATACCCAAACCAGAGTCCTGCTGCCCTCACCCCTCCAATTTACTAGATTTGTGATCTTGGGCCAGCTGCTTTATCCTTTATTCCCCCAGcattctcttctgtaaaatggatcaACTGGAATCTATCACACTGCCATTAGGGAAAGAattcaaattagaaaaataagcagaatgTGCACTCTTGGAAGTAGGGAACTGTAAGAAAGGAATATGACAGGTAGGTCTTAGGAAGAAGGGGATTTGGAAAGACAGAACATCTTCCCTTAAAAGATCTAATTCTGGaagttctttcatttctagaatacAAGAGTGCAACAGCATTATTAAAGTTACAAACTCTGCTTTTTGGGCACTCTGCACAATGCACatacaaagaataatatttttttctaaaagtataCGTGTATTTTTGGACAACATACAGCATATCAGGTATTTGCTCTGAGAAAGCCTTACAAGAAAGGAGCTACTTAGGTATGGAATCTTCTTGTGAATTAATTTAGGGCTGTGGAGCAATGTTGTCTCTGAATCATTCCTGGGTTGTGTGGAAGAGGCTTTATTGGTTACGAGAAGTGGGAGAAGATGCCGTGGATAAGGCATTAGGAGCAGGAAGTTGAAATTACCAGGCAATGCTCATCCCATATGTTGTCTTTAAATATTCCAATATTAAGTAAGTGAGATTCTGTATATGCTCATAGGAGAGGATAGATAGTATTACTGTAAAACATTTGTGTGATCTTTAATATTTGGgtaatttaatttagaaaaagcaCAATTAATGCCATGGTAAGGAATTAGCaattagaaagataaaaatgtttgagaaagagaaaatagacaaTGGGCAGCTTATAGAAAAgaagctattaaaaaaagaaaaaaggaaagaaagaaaacagagtagGAAGTACATCAGTTTCAGAGTAGTATTTCATGCTTATATCCACAGACCCATATGCTAACAAGAGGAATCCATTTAtgagtaaaggggaaaaaattcgACCTTGTGGAGTTTGTATTTTagtaaatgaaggaaagagaatgatGAAGACACCCTGCTTTCTGAGACACTTGGTTCAACAGAGGATTATCTTCCTTATGTTTGTGTTTTAATACAAATATGGAGTTTTtacttttcatgtgtccattatTTGCCTCTCCAAGTAGGGGCTATATGTCTCTACTGAGTCTATCCTCAACTGTCTCCCCAGGCATCCACTGGGCCATAAGTACTCCTTCAAACAGGCTGATCTCAGTATTCTCTGACCATCACATGGAGAAGACCTGGCCCGACTGTGCTAAGGAAATATGATAAGGTGCCCTGGGAGAGGAACCTGGATCCTTATATTCCCAAATGCTACTATTTATATATCTTATGCTCCTTTAGTTTCCATCATATATTAGGACAAATCAATCTTTCAGTGGCAAAGTCAGAAATATCACCTTAGCCAGATCCGTTAGTTTCAGATAGTTAGGTAAATATGCTATTTGTGCAATGAGTAAGAGAACTCACATTGCCTGGACAGAAGGAGAGTCCTCTACACTCTGGAGCACAGGACAACTCAGGATTTATGAGAGAAAGGAAACCTGGGTGTGACTTGGTTCTTTAAAGTATGGAGTAGACCTCTTTCAAATCTAGGGTCCGCAATATATAACACAAAGAAGAGTCAGATCTGTGGTGACATGTGATAACTACCCAGAAATCTCTGTCTCCCAGAATCACCTTCttgtctagtctgttccagtgAGCAAAATTCCACACTgttatttcatttctataattatatttttttcagatatgaacaattttttttaggAATTGACCCAGCCTCTCATTGGACATTACCATATCAGTCTCATTTGGTCTAAGGaatgttctatatttttaaaaccatttctctttcttttattgagGTGAACTCACacatataaaattaatcatttagaagtgtacaattcaatggcatttagtacattcacagttcTGTGCAACTATCACTTCTATCTATACCAGAATATATTCATCACTCCAAAATAAAGCCTCATACTCAGTAAGAAGTTACTCAACATTCCCATgatcctccagcccctggcaaccacagtTCTACTTTATGTCTCTATAAATCCACCTGCTCTGGATATGTCAttcaagtgaaatcatacaatatgtgaccttttgtatATGGTTTCTCTCCTAGAGGGAAACAGACAGATGAAGGGAAGAGAGTCTGGGTGTCTTTTTTACTAAGCCATACCTGACTACTAGAACAAGATTCCCCTGCCCTTGAACATGTTGTTTACTGCAAATCTTATCTGTTTGGTTTTTAGGCTATACACCAAGGGGTTAAGGACTGGGgtcaagaagaggaagagattggCCATAGAGACATGGAGCAGAGGAGATGTGAATGTACCAAACCTATGAATCAGGGCTAGCACAATGAGCGGCACATAAAAGATACAGACAGTGAACATGTGAGAAACACAAGTATTAAGTGCCTTGAGCTGACCGTCTTCTGAGGCAATACCCAACACTGTTTTCAGAATCAGGATGTATGACATGACAATGAACACAGAGTCCACTCCAAAGGAGCAGAGGACAAGGGACAACCCGTAGATGGTGTTGACTCGGACAGGGCCACAAGCCAGCTTCATGACATCCGGGTGGTAGCAGTAACAGTGTGACAGAGTAACACCCTTGCAGAAGGACAACTGCTTGAGCAGGATCGGCAAGGGAACCATCAGCACCACACCTCTAACTGTGGCTGCGATCCCCATCCCAATAATCCGAGGAGGGGTTAAGACCACAGGGTAGTGCAGTGGGTTGCAAATAGCTACAAATCGATCATAGGCCATGGCCAGCAGGATGGCTGACTCCATGGAGGAGAAGGTATGGATGAAGAACATTTGTGTTAGGCAAGAGTGGAACTCAATATCTCTGTGATTTAAGAGGAAGACCTTGAGAACTGTAGGTAGTGTTGATAAAGACAGACTCACATCCGTGGCTGCCAACATAGACAGAAAGATGTACTGAGGCTCATGAAGGCTGGAGGTTGCTTTGATAACAAAGAGGATGGTGCAGTTTCCCAGGAGTGCAATTAGATACATGACGCACAGTGGAATAGAGATCCATGTTTGCTGAGCCTCCAGTCCAGGAATGCCTGTTAGAAGGAGAGTAGGTGGCTGGAACCAGCTGTTGTTTGTAAGTCCCATAAAGATATGTCTTAGATTCCAGCCCAGATCAGCTTCTAAATGTTCCTATTGGAAGAGAAAGCACAGATTTTTAAGACAGGAGGACATAATGCATCTGATCCTCTGGGGCAGCACTAATCCTAGGCATCTTTGATCCTAAGCGTCTTTACCTCAAGGAACTGACCCTTAAAATGTTTCCAGACTTATCTGAATAACTATGTGGAGTTAGGGCAATGTGTAAGttctattaaaatgtaaaagctgCTAGTGTTTCTTTGGCCTAGAACACTCCAATCATTGATCAAGTGGCAATGAAAATTGAGGACAtagctttctttttaattctaatCCCTAGACAAATTTCATTCTCTGAACTCTATTTCTTAATTTAGTTATCTTTGCATCTACCTTTATTCTCAATCACCTTAAAGGAAACTCTTTAAAAAGTTCCTGTATTTCCCCCACATTGACATCATACCTATAAATATTCAGCCATCTAGAAACCTGGGCATTTTCTGTCATTTATACCTGTAGAAATAAAGCATAGGATATTTCAATAACACACACAAACCCTAagtcattttttataaaaactcCATGTAATGCCATTCATTTTTACAATTAATTTCTGTGCTatttgatgttatttttaaatgaaatgcagatttttcaaaatatgagtAAAATTAAATCATTAAAGTAGGTATTATCATTACATCTTATCTGGTGCTAGAATTGTatcaaatattaacaaataatgtATTGAATAAAATTTGAAGTATCTCTACCTCAAAACATAGatacattagaaaataataaatatcaattCTTCAGTGACTATGTTAAAAATAGCATAATTAGAGGAAATGGTGTGAGCACCTATGTTCTTATCCTACTAAGAAGAGTAGGAGAGATTATATGTGATTAGTTGAATACAGCTATATTTAAGTGGTTTGTTTAAaattgaaagaagaaacaaaatagtgaTAAAACTATATTTAGATATGCggatgggggaggaagaaaggtaATATCACCATCCTAAACTCTTATTTGGAAGAACATGATATTAAAACACAATAAACACAATATTTTTGTAAAACCATATTATGTAAAAGTatggccaaaataaaaaaagccagaagaaaaattaaatagaaattaatgAAGGATTTCTTCTCTGGAGATAGGGAAGATtgagaaaacattatttttcttctgtgctcaGCCAAAATTAGAATGACAGTGCTGTTTTTAAGTCATGTCAGTGTACACAAACAAAATTATCTAACCATAGATGTTAATAAATCTTTGAAAACCAGATTTCAGATGAATCGCCATGTATATATTCCATGCATTGCATTGATGTATAGACCTCCACTTGGCCAGTCGTCCATTCACGTATTCTTGGCAGTGAATGTCGACATCCTATTACCTCCTTTCATTGTATGCCTAGTAAGGAG from the Manis javanica isolate MJ-LG chromosome 11, MJ_LKY, whole genome shotgun sequence genome contains:
- the LOC108401184 gene encoding olfactory receptor 51I2-like, encoding MGLTNNSWFQPPTLLLTGIPGLEAQQTWISIPLCVMYLIALLGNCTILFVIKATSSLHEPQYIFLSMLAATDVSLSLSTLPTVLKVFLLNHRDIEFHSCLTQMFFIHTFSSMESAILLAMAYDRFVAICNPLHYPVVLTPPRIIGMGIAATVRGVVLMVPLPILLKQLSFCKGVTLSHCYCYHPDVMKLACGPVRVNTIYGLSLVLCSFGVDSVFIVMSYILILKTVLGIASEDGQLKALNTCVSHMFTVCIFYVPLIVLALIHRFGTFTSPLLHVSMANLFLFLTPVLNPLVYSLKTKQIRFAVNNMFKGRGILF